AGCCCAATCAGCCCATGACTTGGCTCCTTGAGCAGCCTCTCCGGCGCTGCTTTTGAAACTCGAAGCGGCAGCCTCCGCCGCAAGAGTCATCTCATTGCCCGTCACTTTCACCGGTAACTCTTCCGCCGAAACCATTGTCATAACCATTGACACCGTAAAGATAATTGCAAAGAATTTGACTTTCTCCATTTTTGCTTGCAGAATTTGCACCTATTaagaatttagaaaattattactattgattaaagatttttgttttaagacaAAATTTTGCTTGATTGATTTGTCTTCTATATGACAAAAGAAGTGTACTATTTATAGAGTAATAAGAGCGACTTAAACGGCAAAACGATCggaacacaatttttttttttttttttttaataataataacacagttttattgttgatgatatttttgatttcatttgaAATGTATGTATGTTTTCAGTGATTTtatatctttcattttcttgttttttttatcaatattgATAGGTTTTCATGTCTTGATCCTAATATCACCACTCGTGTCCCTTGCCGTTGATCCAAT
This sequence is a window from Arabidopsis thaliana chromosome 1 sequence. Protein-coding genes within it:
- a CDS encoding uncharacterized protein (unknown protein; FUNCTIONS IN: molecular_function unknown; INVOLVED IN: biological_process unknown; LOCATED IN: endomembrane system; EXPRESSED IN: 9 plant structures; EXPRESSED DURING: L mature pollen stage, M germinated pollen stage, 4 anthesis, C globular stage, petal differentiation and expansion stage; Has 6 Blast hits to 6 proteins in 2 species: Archae - 0; Bacteria - 0; Metazoa - 0; Fungi - 0; Plants - 6; Viruses - 0; Other Eukaryotes - 0 (source: NCBI BLink).), which produces MEKVKFFAIIFTVSMVMTMVSAEELPVKVTGNEMTLAAEAAASSFKSSAGEAAQGAKSWADWATSKIRHLGSLEKTPGSD